In Peromyscus leucopus breed LL Stock chromosome 16_21, UCI_PerLeu_2.1, whole genome shotgun sequence, a single genomic region encodes these proteins:
- the Il17f gene encoding interleukin-17F, producing the protein MIDLDPLVLGSYQFGIPISGFPSAADGVLTAAVKFKSLLLLMLGLAILRGVAARKNPKAPVPQKAGNCPPLEDNSVRVDIRIFNQNQGISVSHDFQNRSSSPWDYNITRDPHRFPSEIAEAQCRYSGCINAQGQEDSSMNSVAIHQEILVLRREPQGCSNSFRLEKMRVKVGCTCVTPIVHRAA; encoded by the exons ATGATTGATCTGGACCCCTTGGTTCTGGGCAGTTACCAGTTTGGCATCCCTATAAGTGGTTTTCCCTCTGCAGCAGACGGCGTTTTGACGGCGGCTGTGAAA TTCAAGTCCCTGCTACTGTTGATGTTGGGGCTTGCCATCCTGAGAGGGGTAGCAGCACGGAAGAACCCCAAAGCTCCTGTCCCTCAGAAGGCTGGGAATTGCCCTCCCCTGGAGGATAACAGTGTGAGAGTTGACATCCGCATCTTCAATCAAAATCAGGGCATTTCTGTCTCACATGACTTCCAGAATCGCTCCAGCTCCCCATGGGATTACAA caTCACCCGAGACCCCCACCGGTTCCCCTCAGAGATCGCCGAGGCCCAGTGCAGATATTCAGGCTGCATCAATGCCCAGGGGCAGGAAGACAGCTCCATGAACTCCGTTGCCATCCATCAAGAAATCCTGGTCCTCCGGCGGGAGCCCCAGGGCTGTTCTAATTCCTTCAGGCTGGAGAAGATGCGGGTCAAGGTTGGCTGCACCTGCGTCACTCCCATCGTGCACCGCGCGGCCTGA